A stretch of DNA from Oryzomicrobium terrae:
TTTTTGAGCCCTTTTTCACCACCCGGGGACAAGGCACCGGTCTCGGCCTGGCCATCGCCCTCGGCGTGGCCCGGGCCCATGGCGGTACCATCGATGTCCGCTCCACCCCGGGCGAGGGCGCCGAGTTCATCCTCGAACTGCCCGCCGGCACGGCGCCGGCGGCGAATCCGGCGTCACCCCCCGAATACTGATTGCTTTCACTGTCATGACCACCCTGCCCATCCTGGTTGTAGAAGACGACCCCAATCTGCGTGAAGCCATTTGCGACACCCTCGAACTGGCGGGGGAGCCACTGGTCGCCGTGGATTCTGGTCCGGCGGCGATGGCGGTGCTCGATTCCCGACCGGTGGGCATCGTCGTCTCCGATGTGCGCATGGAGCCGATGGATGGCATCACCTTGCTCAAATCGATCCGCAGCCGCTGGCCGCACCTGCCGGTGGTACTGATGACCGCCTTTGCCGACGTGGATCGGGCAGTGGAGGCCATGCGCGCTGGGGCCTGTGACTTCCTCATGAAGCCCTTCGAGCCCCAGGCCCTGCTCGCCCACATCGCCCGCTACCGGCTGCCTGACATGGCCGGCGATGCCGGTGTGGTGGCCGCCGATGCGGCCTCGCGCAACCTCTTCTCCCTGGCAGCCCGGGTGGCCCAGACCGACGCCACGGTGTTGCTCACCGGCGAATCCGGCGTGGGCAAGGAAGTTGTCGCCCGCTACATCCACCGCAACTCGGCGCGCCGCGACGGCCCCTTCGTTGCCATCAACTGTGCGGCGATTCCCGATAGCCTGCTCGAAGCCACCCTGTTCGGCTACGAGAAGGGCGCCTTCACCGGCGCTACCCAGGCCCAGGCGGGCAAGTTCGAGCAGGCCCAGAACGGCACCCTGCTCCTCGACGAAGTGACCGAAATGCCCCTGTCGCTGCAAGCCAAGCTGCTGCGCGTGCTGCAGGAACGGGAGGTGGAACGGGTCGGCGGCAAGAAGCCGGTGTCCCTGGACATCCGCGTTGTCGCCACCTCCAACCGGGACATGGCCGAGGCCGTCGCCAAGGGTATCTTCCGCGAGGACTTGTATTACCGCCTCAATGTCTTCCCCTTGCCGATTCCGTCGCTGCGGCAACGGCGTGCCGATATCGTGCCCCTGGCCCGGCACTTTCTTGCCGACCGGGGCGGCAAAATCGGCCGGCCGGGCTTGTCCCTGACACCGGCCGCAGAGCACACCCTGACGGTTCACGACTGGCCGGGCAACATCCGCGAGCTGGAAAACGTCATGCAGCGGGCGATGATCCTGGCACCGGCCGACCGGGTCGATGCCGAGCATCTGCATCTGCCGGCTCGGCCTGGTGGCATGGTGACACCGCCAATGGCCGCGCCGGTACAGCCGACGGTGTCGGACTTTTCCCCAATGCCCGTCCAAACTCCGCACGGGGAGCCATTCTTCAGTGGTGTCCCCTTGGGAACCAATATCCACGCGCCTTCCAGCCTCCCCCCCGTGGAGATGCCCGCCCAGCCTGCCTTTGCGGCCGCCTCGGTTGCTGGTGATATGTCGCTTGGCTCGCCGCGCCGTACCGAGAACATGCGGGATCTGGAGCGAGAGCACATCCTGGAAACCCTGCGCGCCGTCGGCGGTTCTCGCAAGCTGGCCGTGGAGCGTTTGGGAATTTCCGAGCGTACTTTGCGTCATAAGCTCAAGCAGTACCGGGAAGCGGGGTTTCTCAAAGAGTGATGTCCCTACAGCCCAGCTGCCACTGGCCGTTAATGGTGAGAGGCCGCTTGTGAGATGGGTGGAAGAAATGCCGAGCGTTGGCTACTTCTGGCAGTTGGCCCCTGGTAGTTGGCCCATTTCCTGCTAAAGTGAGGGAAGATTTTAGGAAGACCTATGGACAGCAACGGAATCAATGACCTTCTCGGCCAGATGCGCGCCACTGCCGCCCTGGCCGCCGGCAAGCCGGCCCAGGCCGGAGCGGATGCCGCCGCTCCGGGCGGGGTTGATTTCGCCCAGGTTCTGCAAAATTCGATCAATCAGGTCAACCAGACTCAGCAGCAGGCGCAATCCATGGCGGAGAACTTCTCTGGAGGTGATCCCAACGCCAACCTGCACGAGGTCATGATTGCCCTGCAAAAGGCCAACGTTTCCTTCCAGGAAATGGTTCAGGTACGTAATCGCCTCGTGGCGGCCTATCAGGACGTGATGAACATGCAGGTGTAAGGCCTGTTTGCAGCGAGTACGGAAAAAAGGCCGGTATCGTCAGATACCGGCCTTTTTCGTTGTTTCGTTGCTATCTGCGGTATTCCCTTGCGTTACAGCATGCCGCTTTCCCGCGCCTTGCGTTCCCGTTCGATGCGGGTGATGTAGCGCTGAATGGCGGAAAGGCGAGCACCGGAGAGGTTGTCGAATTCGCAACCGATACGCAGGTAACTATTGCCGCTTTTGTTGGTGAGGAAAAATGCGTTGCGCACGATCATGTTGAAATTGATCGTACCTTCCTCCGGCAATTCTAGGCGGCAGTTGCTAAACGCGCTGTCGACCGGAAAGTCCTTGCGGTCTGCGGGCAGCATCAAGCCGATCCCGCCGCCGCTGATGTCGAGCACCGTAGTTTCCAGAATGCCTTCCTCGGTCGGAATGAAGCATTTGAGGGGGCTCGCCAATGGCGTGGAAAGGCGGAAATACTCCCGTCGTTGCAGGCGCAGGATCGATTCGGGGATGGCGCCGGAAAACGCTGGCCGTCCTTCGTAGGTCGTTGCGCTCAGGCCGGGCAGGGAAAACTGGACTTTTACCTTGTCCAGGGACGAGGTGAATACCACCTTGTCGGCCCCCTGGACCTTGCGGTTCATTTCGTCGTTGCTGCCGTAATCAAACACGAGCTCATCCCCATCCACCTCGATCAGGGAGGTGAGGAAAAAGGAGTTGCCGTGGTCGAAATGGGCGGTGACCATGCAGCCCTTTTGTTGGAGCGCACGGAGCAGGAACAGCATTTCACTGCGGGAGAACAGCAGGTACTTGCTGTAATGGTCTGATTCTTCGAGATCGAAGGGCGAGGTCAGATTTTCTGCTCCCTGCGCCTGTTCGTTATCGGGCATGTTGTATCTCGTGGGCCAGCGGGCAAATGGTGGTGCGGATGGTGCGATCCCTCAGTCTTTGACATGAGCGGCATGAGACTGGGTGCCCTGATTTGCGGCAGAAGTTTAATCCATCCACGGCGGGATCGGCGCGAAAAAAGTCCGTGTTACGGCGAATTCACGGCCTGGTCAGGTCGTATTGGGTGGGCCGGACCTTTGAACAGCGGGGGCGTTTCGTTGGATCCGCCGCTTTCGATGCGATACAGCCAGGCAAGCAGTTCGGCAACGGCCACGTAGAGCTGGGGGGGGATGCGGTCATCAAGATCGACCTGCATCAGTAAGGCCACCAACTCTGGTGATTCATGCACGTAGACGCCATGTTCCCGGGCACGGGAAATGATTTCCTCGGCAATCACGCCCCGTCCCTTGGCGACGACCCGGGGCGCAACGTCCGCCTCGAGATAGGCCAGGGCGACCGCGCTCTTGAGGTTGTCAGCCTTGGTCATGGCGCTGGATATCGACGGCGGTGAGGGCCAGCCCGGCATCGGCCAGGGCCTGGTGCAGGGCCGGGGTGGCGTTTTGCAGTCGCTCGCTGGTTTCGGCCGGCGCCGTCATGTGCAAGGTAAGGTTGCTGCCCTGGAGGCGTAGTTCGGCGTCAATGCCTCCCAGGGAGGGCAGCTGCAGGTGCAGGCTGGTCTGCCAGCGGGGGGCTTCCTCCCCACCACTGCTCCGTTGCTTTTCCTCTTCGCTGATTTCCCAGCGCATATCCTGCCCCGGCCAAACCTGGCCCTGCCAGGCAAATACCTGATTGGCCAGGGCGGCGAGCTGTTGCTGCACTAGCTGCGTGGCTTCGGGGGCTACGGCCGGGGTGCCCGCGCCTGGCAGACTGGCGGGCGGTGGTAAGGGGGATTGGGCGGCCGATGCTGCGCTTTCGTTTCGCGAGGAGGTCAATAGCGGTGCGTCGGCTGGCCCGGCGGGGGACGTTGCGGCGGTGGAGGGTAATGTCAGCAGTCGCGATAGCTTCCCCTGGGGTTCGGCCAGGAGCGCTTCCCGCGGCATTTGACCTCCGATCCACTTGCCTTGATGGGATTCATAGAACATCCCACTGGTGCCAACCGCCTGCTGCAGCGCGCGGGCAAGCTGTGGCGTTGCCGTATCGTCGTTGGGGGGGGTGGCGAGAATTGGTGCGCCGCTATTGAGGATTGCCCCCTTGTTCTGGGCTTGGGAGTTGTCCCCACTCAACAGCGTGCTGATCAGCTTGCCGGCTTGGCTCAGACTGGCGGTAACGCCAGAAGGCGGTGCCTGTTCTTTTTCGCCAACCTTGGTGAGGAGAGCGAGGGCCAGTCGGCCGTCGTTTTCCACCACCTCCAGTTCGAGGGAGTCCCCTGACTTGGCTGAAAACGGTAGGGCGAGTACTAACTCCCGCTGTGCCACCATCGCCCGGTAAGCCCCGTTCGGCAACTGTGCCTGAATCTCGGCCAAAACCCGTTGCCCAGGAACGAGATCGGACAGCTTGTCCGAAATCTCGCTTGCCGGGGTAAGGGGCTGAACCGTGCTCTCGCTGAGCAGCCTCAGTCGAGAAGCCAGGTCGGCGGGGATCATGCTCATGATGGCGCGACCGGAGTGGTGTCAGTCAGAACGGCGACGTGCAAACCGCCGCTGGATAGGGCTCAGGAGGGGAGTGCGCCCCAGCTTTTCAGTAACTTGCCTGCATGGGTCAGCCAGGGACCGACACGTTCTTGGACTTCGCGATCCAGATCGAGCACCCGGCGAAAGATTTCCTGCTGGCGCGGGCTGAGCGGCTGGCGCGGACCATCCAGCGCACGCAGACGCCGGATCTCGGATTCCCACTGGCTGCGCTGCTCCATCAAGGTGGTGAGGGTGTCCCACTCTTGTTTGACGGCAGCAGC
This window harbors:
- a CDS encoding flagellar brake protein, whose amino-acid sequence is MPDNEQAQGAENLTSPFDLEESDHYSKYLLFSRSEMLFLLRALQQKGCMVTAHFDHGNSFFLTSLIEVDGDELVFDYGSNDEMNRKVQGADKVVFTSSLDKVKVQFSLPGLSATTYEGRPAFSGAIPESILRLQRREYFRLSTPLASPLKCFIPTEEGILETTVLDISGGGIGLMLPADRKDFPVDSAFSNCRLELPEEGTINFNMIVRNAFFLTNKSGNSYLRIGCEFDNLSGARLSAIQRYITRIERERKARESGML
- the fliE gene encoding flagellar hook-basal body complex protein FliE; translated protein: MDSNGINDLLGQMRATAALAAGKPAQAGADAAAPGGVDFAQVLQNSINQVNQTQQQAQSMAENFSGGDPNANLHEVMIALQKANVSFQEMVQVRNRLVAAYQDVMNMQV
- a CDS encoding flagellar hook-length control protein FliK; this translates as MIPADLASRLRLLSESTVQPLTPASEISDKLSDLVPGQRVLAEIQAQLPNGAYRAMVAQRELVLALPFSAKSGDSLELEVVENDGRLALALLTKVGEKEQAPPSGVTASLSQAGKLISTLLSGDNSQAQNKGAILNSGAPILATPPNDDTATPQLARALQQAVGTSGMFYESHQGKWIGGQMPREALLAEPQGKLSRLLTLPSTAATSPAGPADAPLLTSSRNESAASAAQSPLPPPASLPGAGTPAVAPEATQLVQQQLAALANQVFAWQGQVWPGQDMRWEISEEEKQRSSGGEEAPRWQTSLHLQLPSLGGIDAELRLQGSNLTLHMTAPAETSERLQNATPALHQALADAGLALTAVDIQRHDQG
- a CDS encoding flagellar protein FliT, yielding MSITATGSSDPYEAFLSCSEEMFAAAVKQEWDTLTTLMEQRSQWESEIRRLRALDGPRQPLSPRQQEIFRRVLDLDREVQERVGPWLTHAGKLLKSWGALPS
- a CDS encoding EscU/YscU/HrcU family type III secretion system export apparatus switch protein — protein: MTKADNLKSAVALAYLEADVAPRVVAKGRGVIAEEIISRAREHGVYVHESPELVALLMQVDLDDRIPPQLYVAVAELLAWLYRIESGGSNETPPLFKGPAHPIRPDQAVNSP
- a CDS encoding sigma-54-dependent transcriptional regulator, giving the protein MTTLPILVVEDDPNLREAICDTLELAGEPLVAVDSGPAAMAVLDSRPVGIVVSDVRMEPMDGITLLKSIRSRWPHLPVVLMTAFADVDRAVEAMRAGACDFLMKPFEPQALLAHIARYRLPDMAGDAGVVAADAASRNLFSLAARVAQTDATVLLTGESGVGKEVVARYIHRNSARRDGPFVAINCAAIPDSLLEATLFGYEKGAFTGATQAQAGKFEQAQNGTLLLDEVTEMPLSLQAKLLRVLQEREVERVGGKKPVSLDIRVVATSNRDMAEAVAKGIFREDLYYRLNVFPLPIPSLRQRRADIVPLARHFLADRGGKIGRPGLSLTPAAEHTLTVHDWPGNIRELENVMQRAMILAPADRVDAEHLHLPARPGGMVTPPMAAPVQPTVSDFSPMPVQTPHGEPFFSGVPLGTNIHAPSSLPPVEMPAQPAFAAASVAGDMSLGSPRRTENMRDLEREHILETLRAVGGSRKLAVERLGISERTLRHKLKQYREAGFLKE